One Aggregicoccus sp. 17bor-14 DNA window includes the following coding sequences:
- a CDS encoding RluA family pseudouridine synthase, protein MEPLFTPLEPQPHASELPRPFPSPFDALGPHALARRAAEELQAQLRAGDVAPGLSAALLDAPEGGKMFGVLVVREPEGRVGFLRAFSGMLAGRWDVEGYVPPLFDRAARERVEPGAERAVKALLARAEALRSSPELQQAREEDEAQQRRHAQALAALRATHEARKQQRHARRLELAASDARSAGALREALHALDQESRGDKAERRRLEAAQEAERREVAPRRARLERRLGALERLRRIVSRGFMRRIHETYVIRNARGEQRPLRALYAPAEPPSGAADCAAPKLLAFAFAHGLTPLALAEFWWGAPPAAGGRASGAYYGACRDKCGPLLPFMLSGVEVSPPRAFAPPALAPASLEVVFEDAWLVVVRKPEGLLSVPAKDLSLTDSALARLQARYPGARLAHRLDLDTSGLLVAARDEPTYVSLQRQFAGREVDKRYVAWVQGPVRGERGTVELPLRVDLDDRPRQIHDPVHGKPAVTEWEVLSREPSRTRVALFPRTGRTHQLRVHCAHPLGLGAPIAGDRLYGHAAERLYLHAERLGFVHPATGERLGFEWPAPF, encoded by the coding sequence GCCCCTTCGACGCGCTGGGTCCGCACGCGCTCGCGCGCCGCGCGGCGGAGGAACTGCAGGCGCAGCTGCGGGCAGGCGACGTCGCTCCCGGCCTGAGCGCAGCGCTGCTCGACGCGCCCGAGGGCGGCAAGATGTTCGGCGTGCTCGTGGTGCGGGAGCCGGAGGGGCGCGTCGGCTTCCTGCGCGCCTTCTCCGGGATGCTCGCGGGGCGCTGGGACGTGGAGGGCTACGTCCCTCCCCTCTTCGACCGCGCGGCGCGCGAGCGCGTGGAGCCCGGGGCCGAGCGCGCGGTGAAGGCGCTGCTCGCCCGCGCCGAGGCGCTGCGCAGCTCCCCGGAGCTGCAGCAGGCGCGCGAGGAGGACGAGGCCCAGCAGCGCCGCCACGCCCAGGCGCTCGCCGCACTGCGGGCCACGCACGAGGCGCGCAAGCAGCAGCGCCACGCGCGCCGCCTGGAGCTCGCGGCGTCGGACGCGCGCTCGGCCGGGGCGCTGCGCGAGGCCCTCCACGCGCTGGACCAGGAGAGCCGCGGGGACAAGGCGGAGCGCCGCCGGCTCGAGGCCGCGCAGGAGGCCGAGCGCCGCGAGGTGGCGCCGCGGCGCGCGCGCCTCGAGCGCAGGCTGGGCGCGCTGGAGCGGCTGCGGCGCATCGTCTCGCGCGGCTTCATGCGCCGCATCCACGAGACCTACGTCATCCGCAATGCACGCGGCGAGCAGCGCCCCCTGCGCGCGCTCTACGCTCCGGCGGAGCCCCCTTCCGGCGCGGCGGACTGCGCGGCACCGAAGCTGCTCGCCTTCGCCTTCGCGCACGGCCTCACGCCTCTCGCGCTCGCGGAGTTCTGGTGGGGCGCACCGCCCGCGGCAGGAGGCCGCGCGTCGGGCGCGTACTACGGCGCGTGCCGGGACAAGTGCGGGCCGCTGCTGCCCTTCATGCTCTCGGGAGTGGAGGTCTCCCCGCCGCGCGCCTTCGCGCCGCCCGCGCTCGCGCCCGCCTCGCTGGAGGTGGTGTTCGAGGACGCGTGGCTCGTGGTGGTGCGCAAGCCGGAGGGGCTGCTCTCGGTGCCGGCGAAGGACCTCTCGCTCACGGACTCCGCGCTCGCGCGGCTGCAGGCGCGCTACCCGGGCGCCCGGCTCGCGCACCGGCTGGACCTGGATACGTCCGGGCTGCTGGTGGCGGCGCGCGACGAGCCCACGTACGTGAGCCTGCAGCGGCAGTTCGCCGGGCGCGAGGTGGACAAGCGCTACGTGGCGTGGGTGCAGGGGCCCGTGCGCGGCGAGCGCGGCACGGTCGAGCTCCCGCTGCGCGTGGACCTCGATGACCGGCCCCGGCAGATCCACGACCCGGTGCACGGCAAGCCCGCGGTGACGGAGTGGGAGGTGCTCTCGCGCGAGCCCTCCCGCACGCGCGTGGCGCTGTTTCCCCGCACGGGCCGCACCCACCAGCTGCGCGTGCACTGCGCGCATCCGCTCGGGCTCGGCGCGCCCATCGCCGGAGACCGGCTCTACGGCCACGCGGCCGAGCGGCTCTACCTGCACGCGGAGCGGCTCGGCTTCGTGCATCCCGCAACGGGCGAGCGGCTCGGCTTCGAGTGGCCCGCGCCCTTCTAG
- a CDS encoding NAD-dependent malic enzyme, with amino-acid sequence MTAYEKKHDSEGRSWLETSLPGHLVARHPLLNKGTSFTLEERKALGLMGLLPPRVETLEEQLARCYAAFETSPTALQKHVYLRTLQDSSEVLFYALVERHIEEMMPVIYTPTVAQGVEQFSRLWRTPRGLVVSPENVGQLDAMLAELPQPEVQLVVATDSEGILGIGDQGYGGQAICIGKLSLYTAAAGIDPALALPVVLDVGTNRTELIEDPLYLGVRRARMEGPEYDALVDAFVAALRRRFPNALLQWEDFSKQKAFDVLERHRGALPSFNDDIQGTGAVVLSGLIAAGKRTGRRLSDEVVLVHGAGAGGVGVARQVVRGMQREGTSAEEARRRIFLLDSKGLILTDRKGLEPYKREFAQDPARVADWKRAGAIPSLLETVQGARVTVLLGLSGQRGAFGEDVVRAAAAHTPTPLVFALSNPTANTEALPEDVLKWTEGRALVATGSPFPNVRLGDTERPVGQGNNAFIFPGLGQAVLLSRARQVTDGMLVAASVALAEFLPQDRLQLGALYPRMSSLRAASRSVALAVLRQAQKDGVTGRKLPDDLEGWLEKERWKPEFLPVRRAK; translated from the coding sequence ATGACCGCCTACGAGAAGAAGCACGATTCCGAGGGCCGCAGCTGGTTGGAGACCTCGCTGCCCGGACACCTCGTCGCCCGTCACCCGCTCCTGAACAAGGGCACCTCCTTCACGCTGGAGGAACGCAAGGCGCTCGGCCTCATGGGCCTGCTGCCGCCGCGCGTGGAGACGCTCGAGGAGCAGCTCGCGCGCTGCTACGCCGCCTTCGAGACCAGCCCCACCGCGCTGCAGAAGCACGTGTACCTGCGCACCCTGCAGGACAGCTCCGAGGTGCTCTTCTACGCGCTGGTGGAGCGGCACATCGAGGAGATGATGCCGGTCATCTACACGCCCACCGTGGCGCAGGGCGTGGAGCAGTTCAGCCGCCTGTGGCGCACGCCGCGCGGGCTGGTGGTGAGCCCGGAGAACGTGGGCCAGCTGGACGCGATGCTCGCGGAGCTGCCGCAGCCCGAGGTGCAGCTGGTGGTGGCCACGGACAGCGAGGGCATCCTGGGCATCGGCGACCAGGGCTACGGCGGGCAGGCCATCTGCATCGGCAAGCTGAGCCTGTACACCGCGGCGGCCGGCATCGACCCGGCGCTCGCGCTGCCGGTGGTGCTGGACGTGGGGACGAACCGCACCGAGCTCATCGAGGACCCGCTGTACCTCGGCGTGCGCCGCGCGCGCATGGAGGGGCCCGAGTACGACGCGCTGGTGGATGCCTTCGTCGCCGCGCTGCGGCGCCGCTTCCCCAATGCGCTCCTGCAGTGGGAGGACTTCAGCAAGCAGAAGGCCTTCGACGTGCTGGAGCGCCACCGCGGCGCGCTGCCCTCCTTCAACGACGACATCCAGGGCACCGGCGCGGTGGTGCTCTCGGGGCTCATCGCCGCGGGCAAGCGCACGGGGCGCCGGCTCTCGGACGAGGTCGTGCTGGTGCACGGCGCGGGCGCGGGCGGGGTGGGCGTGGCGCGCCAGGTGGTGCGCGGGATGCAGCGCGAGGGGACGAGCGCGGAGGAGGCGCGCCGGCGCATCTTCCTCTTGGACTCCAAGGGGCTCATCCTCACGGACCGCAAGGGGCTCGAGCCCTACAAGCGCGAGTTCGCGCAGGACCCGGCGCGCGTGGCGGACTGGAAGCGCGCAGGTGCCATCCCCAGCCTGCTGGAGACGGTGCAGGGTGCGCGCGTGACGGTGCTGCTGGGCCTGAGCGGCCAGCGCGGCGCCTTCGGCGAGGACGTGGTGCGCGCGGCCGCGGCCCACACGCCGACGCCGCTCGTCTTCGCGCTCTCCAACCCCACGGCGAACACCGAGGCGCTGCCCGAGGACGTGCTGAAGTGGACCGAGGGGCGCGCGCTGGTAGCCACCGGCAGCCCCTTCCCCAACGTGCGGCTGGGGGACACCGAGCGCCCGGTGGGCCAGGGCAACAACGCGTTCATCTTCCCGGGCCTGGGCCAGGCGGTGCTGCTCAGCCGCGCGCGGCAGGTGACGGACGGGATGCTGGTGGCGGCAAGCGTGGCGCTCGCGGAGTTCCTGCCCCAGGACCGGCTGCAGCTCGGCGCGCTCTACCCGCGCATGAGCTCCCTGCGCGCGGCGAGCCGCAGCGTGGCGCTCGCGGTGCTGCGCCAGGCGCAGAAGGACGGCGTCACCGGGCGCAAGCTCCCGGATGACCTCGAGGGCTGGCTCGAGAAGGAGCGCTGGAAGCCGGAGTTCCTGCCGGTGCGGCGCGCGAAGTAG
- a CDS encoding glycosyltransferase 87 family protein — protein MSRLLRAPSPRLARALLGAGVLLLALHAWGFKAQEDFQVFHTAGARALAGEALYRASDGLMAFKYAPLVALGFGPLGLLPPRAASLVWLLICCGLALRVLALGARLYGGGRSMGREALALLCVLPFLRHHFAVGQCELLLLWLALESERLHAEGRALPAGLLLALACLFKPPFLLLAAAALLLGQGRRLAGLALGLVGGLLAGALRYGWAGNLAELSAWRALLSGSTPGLLCAVDNESAWGMACDWAGAPGSAGFLAVGSGIALLALGALAYGLARLRGAAQAQLLTASALYLTALLSPLGWRTALLGLLPLLFLLLRTRAALAPPAWLPGLALALPVGAALVGALVYDVAGRAAFLYFVGHKLMGLLALLCALLAGGAQVRAHVPHPDPLPEGEGGRVDTLR, from the coding sequence GTGAGCCGGCTGCTGCGCGCTCCCTCGCCGCGGCTCGCCCGCGCGCTGCTCGGCGCGGGCGTGCTGCTGCTCGCGCTGCACGCGTGGGGCTTCAAGGCGCAGGAGGACTTCCAGGTCTTCCACACCGCCGGGGCGCGCGCGCTCGCCGGCGAGGCGCTCTACCGCGCCTCCGACGGGCTGATGGCCTTCAAGTACGCGCCGCTCGTGGCGCTGGGCTTCGGGCCGCTGGGACTCTTGCCGCCCCGCGCCGCGAGCCTCGTGTGGCTGCTCATCTGCTGCGGGCTCGCCCTGCGCGTGCTCGCGCTCGGCGCGCGGCTGTACGGCGGCGGGCGCTCGATGGGGCGCGAGGCGCTCGCGCTGCTGTGCGTGCTGCCCTTCCTGCGCCACCACTTCGCGGTGGGGCAGTGCGAGCTGCTCCTGCTGTGGCTCGCGCTGGAGAGCGAGCGACTGCATGCGGAAGGGAGGGCGCTTCCCGCAGGGCTGCTGCTCGCGCTCGCGTGCCTCTTCAAGCCGCCCTTCCTCCTGCTCGCCGCCGCGGCGCTGCTGCTCGGGCAGGGGCGCAGGCTCGCGGGGCTCGCGCTGGGGCTCGTGGGCGGGCTGCTCGCCGGGGCGCTGCGCTATGGCTGGGCGGGGAACCTCGCCGAGCTCTCCGCGTGGCGCGCGCTGCTCTCCGGCTCCACGCCGGGGCTCCTGTGCGCGGTGGACAACGAGAGCGCGTGGGGCATGGCGTGTGACTGGGCGGGGGCGCCCGGCAGCGCGGGCTTCCTCGCCGTGGGGAGCGGCATCGCGCTGCTCGCGCTCGGGGCGCTCGCGTACGGCCTCGCGCGGCTGCGCGGCGCCGCGCAGGCGCAGCTGCTCACCGCGTCCGCCCTCTACCTCACCGCGCTGCTCAGCCCGCTCGGCTGGCGCACGGCGCTGCTCGGGCTGCTGCCGCTGCTCTTCCTGCTGCTGCGCACGCGCGCCGCGCTCGCGCCGCCCGCGTGGCTCCCGGGCCTCGCGCTCGCGCTGCCCGTGGGCGCTGCGCTCGTGGGCGCGCTCGTCTACGACGTCGCGGGCCGGGCGGCGTTCCTCTACTTCGTCGGGCACAAGCTGATGGGGCTGCTCGCGCTGCTCTGCGCGCTGTTGGCCGGTGGGGCTCAGGTGAGAGCGCACGTCCCTCACCCCGACCCTCTCCCAGAGGGAGAGGGAGGACGAGTTGACACATTGCGTTGA
- a CDS encoding class I SAM-dependent methyltransferase — protein MATLDQRFDASIPAVYERELVPLIFQPYAEDLARRVLRSQPSRVLELAAGTGAVTRVLATRLPASSTLVASDLNAPMVEQAKSRGTARAVDWRVADAMSLPFDDGAFDAVVCQFGAMFFPDKARAFAEARRVLAPGGRFLFSVWDRIEDNGFAEAVTLELARVFPADPPRFMARAPHGYCDAAAIRAHLAAAGFASTPSIDVVTFSSRATGPRSVAVAFCQGTPLRNEIDARDATALAAATDAVAEGLTRRYGPGPVEARMQALVVEVPR, from the coding sequence ATGGCGACGCTGGACCAGCGCTTCGACGCCTCGATCCCCGCGGTGTACGAGCGCGAGCTCGTGCCGCTCATCTTCCAGCCGTACGCCGAGGACCTGGCGAGGCGCGTGCTCCGGTCGCAGCCGTCGCGTGTCCTGGAGCTCGCGGCGGGCACGGGCGCGGTCACGCGCGTCCTCGCCACGCGCCTGCCGGCCTCGAGCACGCTCGTCGCCTCCGACCTCAACGCGCCGATGGTGGAGCAGGCGAAGTCCCGTGGCACCGCGCGCGCGGTGGACTGGCGTGTGGCAGACGCGATGTCGCTGCCCTTCGACGACGGCGCCTTCGATGCCGTGGTCTGCCAGTTCGGCGCGATGTTCTTCCCCGACAAGGCGCGCGCCTTCGCCGAGGCGCGGCGGGTGCTCGCGCCCGGTGGGCGCTTCCTCTTCAGCGTGTGGGACCGCATCGAGGACAACGGCTTCGCCGAGGCGGTCACGCTCGAGCTCGCCCGCGTGTTCCCGGCGGACCCACCAAGGTTCATGGCCCGTGCGCCCCATGGCTACTGCGACGCCGCGGCGATTCGTGCCCACCTCGCGGCGGCCGGCTTCGCGTCCACGCCGAGCATCGACGTGGTGACCTTCTCCAGCCGCGCGACCGGTCCGCGCTCCGTGGCCGTCGCCTTCTGCCAGGGAACGCCGCTGCGCAACGAGATCGACGCGCGCGACGCCACGGCGCTGGCCGCCGCGACCGACGCCGTCGCCGAGGGGCTTACCCGACGGTACGGCCCTGGCCCCGTCGAAGCCCGCATGCAGGCCCTGGTCGTCGAGGTGCCGCGCTAG
- a CDS encoding ATP-binding protein, producing the protein MLRAHAVEQGLQQRPRQRGAARTAAYLLELLAIAVGYVLLGWAGHLLGLHGRVVTFWPAAGFALGVLLLRGTSRWPAILAGSVFVAWLFVLADGAVDTRTPWLLVALLAAAGRALSAVGCAWLLRRVTGTAHWPYSTRGVILATLVLGLVAPALSAVTVQAMVWLAGAPNAGLSFAGELWLWFVADSTGMILVVPLMLVLAGGRRAGPPLARGELPLALAAFVAAIVACFLLVRGPDQATSMAYPMLPLMVWACLRLGSRGAVLSNLCWAVVFIALALLRPALATLPHVFTEFHVRLSLSSAIFLVLAAAYEERYRLQHALQAERRSLEERVTARTHELASSLSLLHSSLESTADGLLVVDRNNRITLINQRFVELWHMPPDIVASGDNARALAWVQDQLLSPATFNAKVAYLYAHPELESADEVELKSGSIFAQYSRPQRLGEEIVGRVWSFRDITLRRRVEAERSRLLVEEARARQDAERAAREAREALALREDFLQVAAHEMKTPLTAMKIHLQRLKRLLAGAAETPVEAERLLPAVAAAERSLRRSEELSNQLLDVKQLSAGELQPRYAPLDFREAVAEQLEAFRESAARAHCELSFEPGEALHGESDPRQLAQIVSALLSNGIKFGAGQPLRVQLEGNREQVWLRVIDHGIGIAPQDQERILERFCRAVDSRHYGGLGLGLWLARRSAEALGGRIGVQSALARGSTFTVELPRWRPRRAQAQEVVEQASARS; encoded by the coding sequence ATGCTGCGTGCGCACGCGGTGGAGCAGGGCCTGCAGCAGCGCCCGCGGCAGCGGGGTGCGGCGCGCACGGCCGCGTACCTCCTCGAGCTGCTGGCGATTGCGGTGGGTTACGTGCTGCTGGGCTGGGCGGGGCACCTCCTCGGCCTCCACGGCCGGGTCGTCACCTTCTGGCCGGCGGCGGGCTTTGCCCTGGGGGTCCTGCTGCTGCGGGGGACCTCCCGCTGGCCTGCCATCCTGGCAGGCTCCGTCTTCGTCGCCTGGTTATTCGTGCTCGCCGACGGCGCCGTGGACACCCGGACCCCCTGGCTGCTCGTCGCCCTGCTCGCGGCAGCGGGCCGCGCGCTCTCGGCGGTGGGGTGCGCCTGGCTCCTGCGCCGAGTGACGGGCACGGCCCACTGGCCCTACAGCACCCGCGGCGTCATCCTCGCCACGCTCGTGCTGGGGCTCGTCGCTCCCGCCCTTTCGGCCGTCACCGTGCAGGCCATGGTGTGGCTGGCCGGGGCACCCAACGCGGGGCTCAGCTTCGCGGGGGAGCTGTGGCTCTGGTTCGTCGCGGACAGCACCGGGATGATCCTCGTCGTGCCCCTGATGCTGGTGCTCGCGGGAGGCCGGCGGGCAGGGCCCCCGCTCGCCCGTGGGGAGCTGCCGCTCGCGCTCGCGGCCTTCGTGGCCGCCATCGTCGCCTGCTTCCTGCTGGTGCGCGGGCCCGACCAGGCCACGTCCATGGCCTACCCGATGCTGCCGCTCATGGTCTGGGCCTGCCTGCGCCTGGGCTCGCGGGGCGCCGTGCTCAGCAACCTCTGCTGGGCGGTGGTGTTCATCGCGCTGGCGCTGCTGCGGCCGGCCCTGGCCACGCTGCCGCACGTGTTCACCGAGTTCCACGTGCGGCTGTCGCTCAGCAGCGCCATCTTCCTCGTCCTCGCGGCCGCCTACGAGGAGCGCTACCGGCTGCAGCACGCGCTGCAGGCGGAGCGCAGGAGCCTGGAGGAGCGGGTCACCGCGCGCACGCACGAGCTGGCGAGCTCGCTCTCGCTCCTGCACTCCTCGCTGGAGTCCACCGCCGACGGGCTGCTCGTCGTCGACCGGAACAATCGCATCACCCTCATCAACCAGCGCTTCGTCGAGCTGTGGCACATGCCGCCCGACATCGTGGCGAGTGGGGACAACGCGCGGGCGCTCGCCTGGGTGCAGGACCAACTGCTCTCGCCCGCGACCTTCAACGCGAAGGTGGCGTACCTCTATGCACACCCCGAGCTGGAGAGTGCGGACGAGGTCGAGCTCAAGAGCGGGTCCATCTTCGCGCAGTACTCGCGTCCCCAGCGGCTGGGGGAGGAGATCGTCGGGCGGGTGTGGAGCTTCCGCGACATCACGCTGCGGCGCCGCGTGGAGGCCGAGCGCAGCCGCCTGCTGGTGGAGGAGGCCCGGGCGCGCCAGGACGCGGAGCGGGCCGCCCGCGAGGCGCGCGAGGCGCTCGCGCTGCGCGAGGACTTCCTGCAGGTCGCGGCCCACGAGATGAAGACCCCGCTCACCGCGATGAAGATCCACCTCCAGCGCCTCAAGCGCCTGCTGGCGGGCGCGGCGGAGACGCCGGTGGAGGCAGAGCGGCTCCTGCCCGCGGTGGCCGCCGCGGAGCGCTCCCTGCGGCGCTCCGAGGAGCTGAGCAACCAGCTGCTCGACGTGAAGCAGCTGAGCGCCGGCGAGCTGCAGCCCCGCTACGCGCCGCTCGACTTCCGGGAGGCCGTGGCCGAGCAGCTCGAGGCCTTCCGCGAGAGCGCGGCGCGCGCGCACTGCGAGCTGAGCTTCGAGCCGGGAGAGGCGCTCCACGGTGAGAGCGACCCGCGGCAGCTCGCGCAGATCGTGAGCGCCCTGCTGTCCAACGGCATCAAGTTCGGAGCGGGGCAGCCGCTGCGCGTCCAGCTCGAGGGGAACCGCGAGCAGGTGTGGCTGCGGGTCATCGACCACGGCATCGGCATCGCTCCGCAGGACCAGGAGCGCATCCTCGAGCGCTTCTGCCGGGCGGTGGACTCGCGGCACTACGGCGGGCTGGGGCTGGGCCTGTGGCTCGCGCGCCGCAGCGCCGAGGCCCTGGGCGGGCGCATCGGCGTGCAGAGCGCGCTGGCGCGGGGCTCCACCTTCACCGTCGAGCTGCCGCGCTGGCGTCCCCGGCGCGCGCAGGCACAGGAGGTGGTGGAGCAGGCCTCCGCGCGCTCCTAG